One genomic window of Coffea eugenioides isolate CCC68of chromosome 1, Ceug_1.0, whole genome shotgun sequence includes the following:
- the LOC113768209 gene encoding uncharacterized protein LOC113768209, whose protein sequence is MEAYDHLKVVGFIKGYNNWIAHGELSNYYEATSNSENTSIGVSNGTNDMQDLVHDVFGIPHGTNELNREGDFPVSEAEKFYKLIDDSQQDLYSGCKNFSKLSFIIRLLHLKCLGKMSNKIFNMLVELLREAFSEAMTNLPSSYYEAEKLMNTLGLGYEKIDACPNDCSLYWGSAEKRTSCETCNELRWVASENDPTSEKRKIPQKVLWHFPLKSRLQRLFMSSKIASQMRWHEEKRTKDGCMRHPADSPAWQTFDHLHPEFAKDCRNVRLGLASDGFNPFNNMSSTHSTWPVVLIPYNLPPWMCMKQPYFMLSLLIPGPSSPGNNIDVYLQPLVKELTELWDFGIQTYDASQKENFQLHAALLWTISDFPGYAMLSGGALKVNMLVLFVTSSLMLDG, encoded by the coding sequence ATGGAAGCATATGATCATTTGAAAGTGGTAGGCTTTATCAAGGGTTATAATAATTGGATAGCACATGGAGAACTTTCAAACTACTATGAAGCCACATCTAATTCTGAAAATACATCAATTGGGGTTTCAAATGGGACTAATGACATGCAAGACTTGGTCCATGATGTATTTGGGATACCACATGGAACAAATGAATTGAATAGAGAAGGGGACTTTCCTGTTTCAGAGGctgaaaaattttacaaattgatTGATGATTCTCAACAGGATTTGTACAGTGGTTGCAAAAATTTCTCGAAGTTGTCTTTCATTATTCGTTTGCTTCACCTAAAATGCCTTGGTAAGATGAGTAACAAGATTTTTAATATGCTTGTTGAGTTGTTGAGAGAAGCATTTTCGGAGGCCATGACTAATTTGCCTTCTTCTTACTATGAGGCTGAGAAATTGATGAATACATTGGGGCTGGGTTATGAAAAGATCGATGCATGTCCTAATGATTGTTCTCTTTATTGGGGTAGTGCTGAAAAAAGAACTTCATGCGAAACATGTAACGAGCTTAGGTGGGTTGCTTCAGAAAATGATCCAActagtgaaaaaagaaaaatccctCAAAAAGTATTGTGGCATTTTCCTTTAAAATCTAGATTACAAAGActatttatgtcttctaaaattgcatctcaaatGAGATGGCATGAGGAAAAACGTACAAAAGATGGTTGTATGAGACATCCAGCTGATTCTCCAGCTTGGCAAACTTTTGACCATCTACATCCAGAATTTGCTAAGGATTGTCGAAATGTTAGATTGGGGTTGGCATCTGACGGGTTTAATCCATTCAACAACATGAGTTCTACACACAGTACTTGGCCTGTGGTTTTAATACCATATAACTTACCTCCGTGGATGTGTATGAAGCAACCGTACTTCATGTTGTCCTTGTTAATACCCGGACCATCCTCTCCTGGGAATAATATTGATGTTTATCTACAGCCTCTAGTTAAAGAATTGACCGAATTGTGGGATTTTGGCATTCAAACTTATGATGcatcccaaaaagaaaattttcaattgcatgCAGCTCTGTTGTGGACCATTAGTGATTTTCCTGGATATGCAATGTTATCTGGTGGAGCACTAAAGGTGAATATGCTTGTCCTGTTTGTCACAAGTTCACTCATGCTCGACGGTTGA
- the LOC113768219 gene encoding uncharacterized protein LOC113768219, with protein sequence MARGGRKCKRTANGLRDEPIEQPPSCHETRQQPPLGTSHENVIEQVQGEAARAPQSPIQNSTLGIMHESGDQVTQQADGGKETTNDSSEVHQKTRGPTFMKEIWGRPKDFPRIEIKLDDNGIPISEKTSFSEFLGSLARNGMYCPIDVESWLKMPRKLKMDMLEVIKERFALPMGLEAWTLRSIGKKWRSWKADLKATYFDPAVPNAEARFQKDIRVREEQWIKLWVYWKSEEAKVKQLGRPPTRVEMFNKFYTHADGTPSSIIVAENLKKMNELKNQLPSESQDPVGRNDIFAQVVGQDKHGHVRLFSDGVNPTDLWEDIPSHNTCYRISVQQQSTLVRLEERLQRQDDEIASLKKMVLVQHGRGSPIDSPRHPSSSSNNVSSQTPSRATRPIRVGNMVSLKSLFDPTKIVAKGYLRSLNPLDEVGGQALGPNWCEIQIQVAMSPHEQLIRPYDLQQTIQDALGAPVAWPCHLVETAEE encoded by the exons ATGGCCCGTGGAGGTCGAAAATGTAAGCGCACTGCCAATGGATTGAGAGATGAACCAATTGAGCAACCTCCCTCATGTCATGAAACAAGGCAGCAGCCTCCACTTggaacaagccatgaaaatgtAATTGAACAAGTTCAAGGAGAAGCTGCTCGGGCACCTCAATCTCCAATCCAGAATTCTACATTGGGAATAATGCATGAATCAGGTGACCAAGTTACTCAACAAGCTGATGGAG GAAAAGAAACTACAAATGATTCAAGTGAAGTACATCAGAAAACCCGAGGCCCTACATTTATGAAAGAAATTTGGGGTCGGCCTAAGGACTTTCCACGGATTGAGATTAAACTCGATGACAATGGGATCCCAATAAGTGAGAAAACCTCTTTTTCTGAATTCTTGGGCAGTTTGGCTAGGAATGGTATGTATTGTCCAATAGATGTTGAAAGTTGGCTTAAGATGCCAAGGAAACTTAAAATGGACATGTTAGAAGTGATAAAG GAAAGGTTTGCTTTGCCTATGGGACTAGAAGCTTGGACCTTAAGATCTATTGGCAAAAAATGGAGAAGCTGGAAGGCAGATTTAAAGGCTACATATTTTGATCCTGCCGTGCCAAATGCTGAAGCTCGGTTTCAAAAGGACATAAGGGTACGGGAAGAGCAATGGATCAAACTTTGGGTTTATTGGAAAAGTGAAGAAGCAAAG GTCAAACAGTTGGGAAGACCTCCTACTAGAGTAGAAATGTTCAATAAGTTTTATACCCATGCCGATGGAACTCCATCAAGTATCATAGTTGCTGAGAATTTG aaaaaaatgaatgagCTGAAAAATCAGCTTCCATCGGAGTCGCAAGATCCAGTTGGTCGCAATGATATATTTGCCCAGGTGGTTGGGCAAGACAAACATGGTCATGTTCGCTTGTTTAGTGACGGTGTGAATCCAACGGACTTATGGGAAGACATTCCTAGTCATAACACATGTTACCGTATAAGTGTTCAACAACAGTCAACATTGGTCCGTTTGGAGGAAAGGCTTCAGCGACAAGATGATGAAATAGCCAGCTTGAAGAAAATGGTTTTAGTTCAACATGGAAGGGGCTCTCCAATTGACAGCCCGAGAcatccttcatcatcatctAACAATGTGTCAAGCCAAACTCCATCGCGAGCCACGCGACCTATTCGA GTAGGGAATATGGTTTCACTAAAAAGTTTGTTTGACCCAACAAAAATCGTGGCAAAGGGATATTTACGGAGTCTGAATCCATTGGATGAGGTCGGGGGACAAGCTCTTGGGCCAAACTGGTGTGAAATACAGATACAAGTTGCAATGAGTCCACATGAGCAATTGATTAGACCGTATGATTTGCAGCAAACAATTCAAGATGCACTTGGTGCACCAGTTGCTTGGCCTTGTCATTTG GTGGAAACAGCTGAAGAATGA